The stretch of DNA GTTAGATCCGTTTCGGCTTTTTGAAGCCGCTGGATGATCCTCGTTCCCATTGCATCGTCGATATCAAAACGAACGCCTCCGGGGACAAGTAACCCGCGGCCGTACCGATTCCCGGACATTTCCATGAGAACGTTCAAAAATTCCCCGCGTAACCGTCCGAAGTAGGCCGCCCCCGGCAAAAAACCGACATCGTTGCAAAGCGCTCCGAGGTCGCCCACATGATTGGAAACCCTTTCCAGTTCCAGCGCGATCGCCCGAATGGCGTTTCCACGCTTCGGAACGACCGTGTCCGACAACGATTCGACCGCCATGCAATACGCGGTTCCATGCCCGATCACCGTGTCTCCGGCGATCGACTCGGCAATCACGGCCCTTCGGGCGGGGAGGGAAGACAAGAGAAGCTTCTCGGCGCCCCGATGCTGGTATCCGAGTTGAATTTCCAAATGGAAAATCTCCTCGCCGTGGCATTGGAACCGGAAATGCCCCGGTTCGATAATGCCGGCATGGACCGGCCCCACGGCGACTTCGTGAACACTCTCTCCCGACACGGGGAAAAA from Bdellovibrionota bacterium encodes:
- a CDS encoding NADH-quinone oxidoreductase subunit C, whose translation is MPEIVVTNGSAVSLSKLKPVSIEEFEKTCVDRCSSGKRLSALLVLPAPKERTFLLAAVIADDPAHSLSLISTALVEGGSYPSLTGRIPQAQAFEREIYEDHGLKPEGHPWLKPLRRHSGSNGSSHPFFPVSGESVHEVAVGPVHAGIIEPGHFRFQCHGEEIFHLEIQLGYQHRGAEKLLLSSLPARRAVIAESIAGDTVIGHGTAYCMAVESLSDTVVPKRGNAIRAIALELERVSNHVGDLGALCNDVGFLPGAAYFGRLRGEFLNVLMEMSGNRYGRGLLVPGGVRFDIDDAMGTRIIQRLQKAETDLT